GCCGGTCTCTGTCTGCCACCAGGTATCCACAATGGGACATCTCTCTTGACCGACCACTCGATAATACCAGAGCCAGGCCTCAGGATTAATAGGTTCACCTACTGAACCCAGGAGCCTGAGGCTGCTTAAATCATGCTTCTTGACCCAGTCCTCTCCCTCTTTAGCTAAGGCCCGAATAACCGTCGGGGCCGTATAGAATATATTGACCTTATATCTCTCCACAATCTCCCAGAATCTGTCCGGATTGGGGTAGGTAGGGACACCTTCAAACATAAGGCTTGTGGCCCCATTGCTTAACGGCCCATAGACGATATACGAATGACCCGTGATCCAGCCTATGTCCGCTGTGCACCAATAAGTATCTTCCTCATGGTAGTCAAAGATCCACTTAAAGGTCGTAGCGGCATAGAGGAGATATCCGGCGGTAGTATGGAGAAGACCCTTGGGTTTTCCGGTGCTGCCGCTGGTATAAAGAATAAAGAGCGGATCTTCGGCCTCCTGTGATTCCGGCTCGCAAACTGAGTCAACCTCTTCTTCATCCATAAAGAAGTCACGATATAACACCATCTTGACCGGAGCGCTTGTCCTCTTTACCACCAGGCAGGTTGAGACCGTGGGGGCTCCTTGCAGGGCTTGATCTGCATTTTTCTTTAAAGGAATCATCTTGCCCCGACGAAAGCTGCCGTCCGAGGTTACCAGAACCTTTGCCTGACAGTCATTTAGTCGCTCACACAGGGAGTCGGCGCTAAATCCTCCAAAGACAACACTGTGGACAGCCCCAATCCGGGCACAGGCCAGGATGCCAATGGCTAATTCAGGCACCATCGGCAGATAAAAGGCCACCCGATCCCCCTTCTTTACCCCCCTCTTCTTGAGGATGTTAGCAAATCGGCAGACCTGATAATGGAGTTCTTGATAGGTGTATGTCCGGCTTTCACCATTCTCACCTTCCCAGATAAGGGCGGCCTTGTTCTTACGCCACGTAGTCAGATGGCGATCAAGACAGTTGTAAGAGACATTTATCCGGCCGCCCTTGAACCAGGCAATCTCAGCCTTTGAAGGGTCGCATTCCAGGACATTATCCCATTTTTTAAACCAGTCAAGTTCCTCTGCCCGCCTGGCCCAGAAGCCCTCCAGGTCGCTTTCTGCTTCCTGGTATAAGGCCTGGTAGTCATGTAATGATTTGATATGAGCCTTCCTTGAAAATTCCTCCGCTGGAGGAAACACGGCTCCTTCTTTGTATTTATCCATAGTCTTCTCCTTTTCTCATTTCAAACTTCGGATTTTACCATCCGGCCTCCATTATACCCGGCTGATTAAAATGTGTCAAGGAAAATAAATAAGGCTGAACTTTCTCTTGACAGGAGGGTATAGGTTATGTTATACTACCCTAGAGGTTCTAAAACTTATGCGAACTTTGTTATTAATTTTCCTTCTTATAGTGATTCTCTGGTCTTTATCTGATCCTGGGGAGGCCAGAATTATAGAAAGGATCGTAGCTAAGGTTAACAAAGAAGTAATCACCCTCTCCGAACTGGAAGAGGCGGTGGCTTCGGCTCGAGTTTTGGCCCAGCTTACCGGAGAAGAACCTACTGAAAGCGAAATATTGAATCAATTGATTGAAGACCGGTTGATTTTGGTGAAGGCTAAAGAGGCGGGTGTTACGGTTA
This portion of the bacterium genome encodes:
- the acs gene encoding acetate--CoA ligase, with amino-acid sequence MDKYKEGAVFPPAEEFSRKAHIKSLHDYQALYQEAESDLEGFWARRAEELDWFKKWDNVLECDPSKAEIAWFKGGRINVSYNCLDRHLTTWRKNKAALIWEGENGESRTYTYQELHYQVCRFANILKKRGVKKGDRVAFYLPMVPELAIGILACARIGAVHSVVFGGFSADSLCERLNDCQAKVLVTSDGSFRRGKMIPLKKNADQALQGAPTVSTCLVVKRTSAPVKMVLYRDFFMDEEEVDSVCEPESQEAEDPLFILYTSGSTGKPKGLLHTTAGYLLYAATTFKWIFDYHEEDTYWCTADIGWITGHSYIVYGPLSNGATSLMFEGVPTYPNPDRFWEIVERYKVNIFYTAPTVIRALAKEGEDWVKKHDLSSLRLLGSVGEPINPEAWLWYYRVVGQERCPIVDTWWQTETGGILISPLPGAIVAKPGAATKPFFGVKPAIIKKDGTEAGVNEKGALVIKSPWWPGIARTVYGDHQRFEEMYFSQYPGNYFTGDGAKRDEDGDYWLLGRIDDVINVSGHRLGTAEVESALVGHKDAAESAVVGFPHEIKGQGIYAFVTLNKGVEKSEALIKELVAQVAKDIGPIAKPDRIQFADALPKTRSGKIMRRILRKIAEGRPEEIGDTTTLADSSVVERLIEDSKQS